Part of the Rhizobium sp. CCGE531 genome is shown below.
GGCCGACCTGCCAGTCGTTCGGCGCGTAGCCGGCATCGACGGCAGCGCGGGATGCGCCGACGGCGGCACCAAGCTTGTCGGCAACCGGCAGAATGACTTCCTTGAACTTCTCCGCCGAACCGAGTGCGCGTCCGCCCGAGATGATGATCTTGGCCGAGGTCAGTTCCGGACGATCGGAGGTCGACAGCGCATCGGCGACGAAGCTCGAAAGACCGGGATTGGCGACCGCCGGGATTGCCTCGACAGTGGCCGAACCGTCTTCTGCGGCGGAAGCGAAGGAGGCGGTGCGCACGGTGATCACCTTCTTGGCATCGCTTGCCTGCACCGTCTGGATGGCATTGCCGGCATAGATCGGCCGCTTGAAGGTGTTGGACGAAACCACCTCGATGATTTCCGAGACCTGGGCGACATCGAGGAGAGCTGCGACACGCGGCATGACGTTCTTGCCGACCGAGGTAGCAGCCGTCAGGATGGTGTCATAACCTGCCGCCAGCGAGACGATGAGATCGGCAAGCGGTTCGGCGAGATTGTTGGCAAGCTCGTCGCTTTCGGCCAGCAGCACCTTGGAGACGCCGGCAAGCTTGGCGGCGGCATCGGCCGCAGCCTTGGCGGCTTTGCCGGCCACCAGCACATGGATATCGCCGCCGATCTGAGTGGCCGCCGTCAGCGCCTTGGCGGTCTGGTCGGAAAGATGGGCATTGTCGTGGTCAGCCAGAAGAAGAATGGCCATGGTGAAGTTCTCCCTTTCTATCCTCAGAGCACGCCGGCTTCGGTCTTCAGCTTCTCGACGAGCTCGGCGACCGACTTGACCTTGACGCCTGCCTTGCGGCCGGACGGCTCTTCGGTCTTCAGCACCTTCAGCCGCGGTGTCGTATCGACGCCGAAATCGGCAGGCGCCTTCTTGTCGAGCGGCTTCTTCTTCGCCTTCATGATGTTCGGCAGCGAGGCGTAACGCGGCTCGTTGAGGCGAAGATCCGTGGTCACCACCGCTGGCAGCTTGACCTCGATCGTCTGCAGGCCGCCATCGACCTCGCGGGTCACCTGAGCTTTTCCCTCGCCGATCTCGATCTTCGAGGCGAAGGTGGCCTGGGCAGAACCCAGCAGCGCCGCCAGCATCTGGCCGGTCTGGTTCGAGTCATCATCGATCGCCTGCTTGCCGACGATGATCAGGCCCGGCTGTTCGGCATCGGCAACACCTTTGAGGATCTTGGCGACGGCCAGCGGCTCGACCTGATCTTCGGTCTCGACCAGGATGGCGCGATCCGCGCCCATGGCAAGGGCGGTGCGCAATGTCTCCTCGGCCTTGGCCGGGCCGATCGACACCACCACCACTTCCTCGGCCTTGCCGGCCTCCTTCAGCCGCAGCGCTTCTTCGACCGAAATCTCGTCGAACGGGTTCATCGACATCTTCACATTCGCAAGCTCGACGCCCGAACCATCCGGCTTCACCCGGATCTTCACGTTGTAATCAACTACCCGCTTCACGGGGACGAGAATCTTCATGTGCAGCACTCCTGATCAGCGGCTCGGAACCGGCGTATCGCCGCAATAATCATAAAAGCCTCTGGCGACTTTGCGTCCTAGCCATCCCGCTTCGACATATTTCACCAACAGTGGACATGGGCGGTACTTGCTGTCCGCCAGGCCTTCATGCAGAACGTTCATGATGGCGAGGCAGGTATCGAGGCCGATGAAATCAGCCAGTTCCAGCGGTCCCATCGGATGATTCGCGCCAAGCTTCATGCTCTGATCGATGTCGAAAACCGAACCGACACCCTCGTAAAGCGTATAAACGGCTTCGTTGATCATCGGGACCAGAATCCGGTTCACGATAAAGGCGGGGTAATCCTCCGCAACGACTGCGGTTTTGCCGAGTCGTTGTACGACGGCGCGGACAGCCTCGAAAGTCTCGTTGCTGGTCACGATTCCACGAATGAGCTCGACGAGCTGCATGACCGGAACCGGATTCATGAAGTGGAGGCCCATAAACTGCTCGGGCTTTCGAGTCCGTCCGGCTAGACGGGTGATCGAGAGCGAAGACGTGTTTGAGGTGAGGATCGCTTCCGGCTTCAGGTGAGGTCGGAGATCGTCGAATAATTTCAGCTTGACCGGCTCGCTCTCCGCCGCCGTCTCGATGATCAGATCGAGCGTGCCAAGTTCGGGCAGGTTTACGGTCGTCCTGAGGCGTCCAACGGCGCTCAACATTGCCTCGGCCGCGATCGTTCCCCGTGCCACCTGCCGGTCCATATCCTCGCTAATTTTGGCGACCGCGGCGACGAGCCGATCCGCGTCGACGTCCATCAGCGAGACCTCGAATCCCGCAATTGCAAGCACATGAGCGATACCGCTGCCCATCTGCCCGGCGCCGAGCACTCCGATGGTTTCGATCGTCATTTCGTGTCTACCCTCGACTCTTCGGAAGAAAAGCTCCAGCGTCCAGCACCCAAAAGCGGCGAGGCACTGTCGAGCGTGAGGAGGCTGCGCGACAAGCCGATCGGCGTTCTCAGGCCGGACAAGCCTTCCGGAGCGATCTTAAGCCGGCGCGCCTTGATCTGCGGATCGTCGATCGCCTCGGCGACGCTATTGATCGGTCCTCCCGGAACACCCGCCCCTTCAAGTGCGGCGATCAGTTCTGCTTTCGGCCGAAGTCGCGTCTTTTCCGCAATCATCGCGCAAAGCTTCTCGCGGTTTTCCACTCGTGCGGGATTGGTGGCGTAGGCCGGGTCTCCGGCGAGCGCAGCGAGATCCAGCAGGTCGCAAAGGGATGCGAACTGCCGATCGTTGCCACAAGCGATAATGAGATGACCGTCGAAGGCCGGGAAAACCTGATAGGGCACGATATTCGGATGAGCGTTTCCCATACGGTGAGGCACGTTGCCGGTTGCGAGATAATTCATGGCCTGGTTGGCAAGGACGGAAACTCCGACGTCGAAGAGCGCCAGATCGACATGCTGGCCAACGCCGGAGCGGTCGCGCTCGGCAAGCGCTGCCTGAATGCCGATGACGCCGTAAAGTCCGGTAAAGACGTCGATCCAGGCGACGCCGACTTTCTGCGGTTCACCGTCTGGCTCACCGGTCAGGTCCATAATTCCGCACATACCCTGTATGAGGAAATCGTATCCTGGCTGACGGGCGCGCGGGCCTGTCTGACCGAAACCGGTCACCGAAGCGTAGACGATCCGCGGATTGATCGCGGCGATGCTTTCATAATCGAGACCGAATTTTTGCAGCCCGGCAACTTTGAAGTTCTCAATCACAACGTCAGCTTCTGCGATCAATGCTTTGACGCGCTCAAGACCCTCGGGATCGCCGAAGTCACAAATGACCGACGACTTGCCTCGGTTTGCCGCATGAAAATACGCCGCCACCTTCTCAGCGCCGCCCTTACCGTCCGGGCGTTCGATAAAGGGTGGCCCCCAACTGCGGGTGTCGTCGCCCTGCGGGCTTTCCACCTTGATAACCTCGGCGCCGAGATCGGCGAGTGTCTGGCCGATCCAGGGACCGGCAAGGATGCGGGCAAGTTCGACGACTTTCAGGCCGGCAAGCGGTGCACTGTTCGGACCGCCCATCAGAAGAACGCCTGAATACCGGTCTGGGCGCGGCCGAGGATCAGTGCGTGGACATCATGCGTGCCCTCATAGGTGTTGACCGTTTCAAGGTTCTGGGAATGGCGCATGACGTGGTATTCGATCTGGATGCCGTTGCCGCCGTGCATGTCACGGGCTTGCCTGGCGATATCGAGCGCCTTGCCGCAGTTGTTGCGCTTGACGATAGAAATCATTTCCGGCGCGAACTTGTGCTCGTCCATCAGGCGCCCTACCCGGAGTGAAGCCTGCAGCCCCAGTGCAATCTCCGTCTGCATGTCCGCCAGCCTCCTC
Proteins encoded:
- a CDS encoding CaiB/BaiF CoA-transferase family protein encodes the protein MGGPNSAPLAGLKVVELARILAGPWIGQTLADLGAEVIKVESPQGDDTRSWGPPFIERPDGKGGAEKVAAYFHAANRGKSSVICDFGDPEGLERVKALIAEADVVIENFKVAGLQKFGLDYESIAAINPRIVYASVTGFGQTGPRARQPGYDFLIQGMCGIMDLTGEPDGEPQKVGVAWIDVFTGLYGVIGIQAALAERDRSGVGQHVDLALFDVGVSVLANQAMNYLATGNVPHRMGNAHPNIVPYQVFPAFDGHLIIACGNDRQFASLCDLLDLAALAGDPAYATNPARVENREKLCAMIAEKTRLRPKAELIAALEGAGVPGGPINSVAEAIDDPQIKARRLKIAPEGLSGLRTPIGLSRSLLTLDSASPLLGAGRWSFSSEESRVDTK
- a CDS encoding 3-hydroxybutyryl-CoA dehydrogenase, giving the protein MTIETIGVLGAGQMGSGIAHVLAIAGFEVSLMDVDADRLVAAVAKISEDMDRQVARGTIAAEAMLSAVGRLRTTVNLPELGTLDLIIETAAESEPVKLKLFDDLRPHLKPEAILTSNTSSLSITRLAGRTRKPEQFMGLHFMNPVPVMQLVELIRGIVTSNETFEAVRAVVQRLGKTAVVAEDYPAFIVNRILVPMINEAVYTLYEGVGSVFDIDQSMKLGANHPMGPLELADFIGLDTCLAIMNVLHEGLADSKYRPCPLLVKYVEAGWLGRKVARGFYDYCGDTPVPSR
- a CDS encoding electron transfer flavoprotein subunit alpha/FixB family protein, whose translation is MAILLLADHDNAHLSDQTAKALTAATQIGGDIHVLVAGKAAKAAADAAAKLAGVSKVLLAESDELANNLAEPLADLIVSLAAGYDTILTAATSVGKNVMPRVAALLDVAQVSEIIEVVSSNTFKRPIYAGNAIQTVQASDAKKVITVRTASFASAAEDGSATVEAIPAVANPGLSSFVADALSTSDRPELTSAKIIISGGRALGSAEKFKEVILPVADKLGAAVGASRAAVDAGYAPNDWQVGQTGKVVAPQLYIACGISGAIQHLAGMKDSKVIVAINKDEEAPIFQIADYGLVADLFEALPELEEAL
- a CDS encoding electron transfer flavoprotein subunit beta/FixA family protein, producing the protein MKILVPVKRVVDYNVKIRVKPDGSGVELANVKMSMNPFDEISVEEALRLKEAGKAEEVVVVSIGPAKAEETLRTALAMGADRAILVETEDQVEPLAVAKILKGVADAEQPGLIIVGKQAIDDDSNQTGQMLAALLGSAQATFASKIEIGEGKAQVTREVDGGLQTIEVKLPAVVTTDLRLNEPRYASLPNIMKAKKKPLDKKAPADFGVDTTPRLKVLKTEEPSGRKAGVKVKSVAELVEKLKTEAGVL